In a genomic window of Aggregatimonas sangjinii:
- a CDS encoding DUF998 domain-containing protein, translated as MKKMIVSSLGILGALLFIVSSILGGLWIEGYSFVHQYISESFATGVPDAEYLRYLYMASGASLLLFGCTAPSYFPKSKGIVVGFFTFALLYGFGNIVVALFPCDFGCPTDIETASLAQFVHNTSALLTYSLVPFCLLGIGFSAKKGNVRPGFVKMATGCGILALIFVVVLFGNPQGRFVGLFQRVIEGSILFWVIYTSLYISKTTTANN; from the coding sequence ATGAAAAAGATGATAGTTTCTAGTTTGGGAATTCTAGGAGCGCTACTATTTATTGTTTCCAGCATCTTAGGAGGGCTATGGATCGAGGGCTATAGTTTTGTGCATCAATACATCAGTGAAAGTTTCGCTACCGGGGTACCTGATGCCGAATATTTGCGATACCTATACATGGCAAGTGGCGCTTCACTGTTGCTTTTCGGTTGTACCGCCCCGTCTTATTTTCCAAAGTCAAAGGGTATAGTTGTGGGGTTTTTTACTTTTGCCTTGTTGTATGGTTTTGGTAATATCGTGGTTGCTCTGTTTCCTTGCGATTTTGGCTGTCCGACCGATATTGAAACTGCTAGCCTTGCGCAATTTGTACACAATACTTCGGCACTTTTAACTTATAGCCTTGTGCCTTTTTGTTTGTTGGGCATAGGGTTTTCCGCTAAAAAGGGTAACGTAAGGCCGGGTTTTGTAAAAATGGCTACCGGCTGTGGTATACTAGCTCTAATTTTCGTAGTGGTATTATTTGGTAATCCTCAGGGACGATTTGTCGGCTTGTTTCAACGGGTTATTGAAGGCAGTATCTTATTTTGGGTGATATATACCTCACTTTATATTAGCAAAACCACTACTGCGAATAATTAA
- a CDS encoding metal-dependent hydrolase, which translates to MDSLTQIVLGAAVGEAVLGKKVGNKAPLFGAIAGTIPDLDVLARYFVDTVTATEWHRGFSHSVLFSVLFAPVFGWLVWKLLRKKEATWRDWSWLFFWGLFTHPILDAFTTWGTQLFWPFQTRLAFQNIFVIDPLYTLPFLVFLILTMSQKRTSPKRRRFNTLGLVVSSGYLLLTLVLKGLAYKVFVDSLEAQGISYEQISTRPTPFNTVLWTANVETKAAYLIGNYSFFDSRSIVFRAYPKNHELLGSLETNDKISRLITITEGWYTITKEDEVLFLNDLRFGLMSMDPNETKFAFTYKLEPTETGCKVTETPKVPGDAKGLLASLWKRIKGN; encoded by the coding sequence ATGGATTCATTAACACAAATCGTATTAGGAGCAGCAGTCGGTGAGGCCGTACTCGGCAAAAAGGTAGGCAACAAAGCACCCTTGTTCGGGGCGATAGCCGGAACCATACCCGATTTGGATGTGCTAGCCCGTTATTTTGTGGATACGGTTACCGCGACCGAATGGCATAGGGGGTTTAGCCACTCCGTTTTGTTTTCGGTGCTCTTCGCTCCCGTTTTCGGATGGTTGGTGTGGAAGCTACTCAGGAAAAAAGAGGCGACATGGCGCGATTGGTCCTGGCTTTTTTTCTGGGGCTTGTTTACCCATCCGATATTAGATGCCTTTACGACCTGGGGCACCCAATTGTTCTGGCCGTTCCAAACACGATTGGCATTTCAGAACATCTTCGTTATCGACCCTTTGTATACCCTACCATTTCTAGTGTTCTTAATACTCACCATGAGTCAAAAACGGACCTCACCCAAACGAAGACGATTCAATACGCTCGGGTTGGTCGTCAGTAGTGGATATTTGTTGCTCACCCTTGTCCTTAAAGGTTTGGCGTATAAAGTCTTCGTCGATAGCCTAGAAGCCCAAGGAATTTCGTATGAGCAAATCAGCACACGCCCAACCCCATTTAATACGGTCTTATGGACGGCCAATGTAGAGACCAAAGCGGCGTATTTGATCGGGAATTATTCTTTTTTCGATTCACGTTCCATTGTGTTTAGGGCCTATCCTAAAAACCATGAATTATTGGGGAGTTTGGAAACAAATGACAAGATTAGTCGTCTTATCACTATAACCGAAGGTTGGTATACGATTACAAAAGAAGATGAGGTCTTGTTCCTGAACGACCTCCGTTTCGGATTGATGAGTATGGATCCGAACGAAACTAAATTCGCATTCACGTACAAACTGGAACCAACCGAGACGGGGTGTAAGGTGACCGAAACCCCCAAAGTGCCCGGTGATGCAAAAGGGCTTTTGGCAAGCCTTTGGAAACGAATAAAAGGAAATTAA